The DNA segment CCCCTTCAGCTAATTTGGACAGtctttcaatttggaaatCAAGCTCGgtattgaattttttagtCCTCCTTAAAATACCGACGAATTTCCTAGACCTACTTTTCATAAAGAAGTTCTTGACACTCGAAAAAATATCCACCAATTCGGAAACTGTATTGATCCATACGCTGGCTTGTTTGACTTCGCCAAGCGCTTGatcaaatttgaattttttgatcttttgGTATTTATCCACGACTTTTGCCgttattcttctttccctTTCTATTCTCTCTCTTTCTGCATCATAGGGCGTgcgcttttttttcctaaaTGTTCTAAATTTGCTATCTTCCAATAATGGTTTACTGGAAATGTTATTCGAAATATCGTTCGAACCTTTTTCCGCAGATAAACTATGGAGGGTTTCCTCGACTTGATGCTTTCTCATTTCCACCACGTCAACTAACATATTCTTAAAAGTTTCTGGATCGTTTAAGTGATAGTGTACTTCCGCGAGAGATACACGGATATCCAAATCACCTGGCTCAGATTTAATGGCCAATTCATAAAACTCTTTCGCTGTTTCATAATTTTCGGTTTCTTTATAGCACCTCGCCAGGGGTTTGAAAACATCAGTAGTACGCCATTCATCAAGAGACAACAATGGTgtgaagaaatcaatgGCCTCTTTATACTTTTCAGCCCTTGTTAAAGCAGTCGCGGCTTCAAAGTACAAATCTGCGACATCGGTGAAAGTTTCGTCGTAGAGACATTGAAAGTGATTAAGGGCTTCAACAAGGTTATCTGTGTCCAATCTTAACAGGCCTAATCTAACTCTGATGTCAATAGGTATAGTATatgatttctctttttctatGGCAGGTAAAGAATCGAAAGTACTGTTTTTAAATCTTCTATTGTCAAATTCCGAATCATCCGGAACATCGTCCCAAAATCTCTGCAATTCACGACGTTGAACCCAGCGTGCGCACTTTTTAATTGCCTTTATACCATCAACCTCACCTACGGCGTGTTTCAAGAATAGTTCCGCGaggatattcaaaaaagacCAATCGAATGGTATACATTTATATTTTgcattaatttttttccagttaATCTCAGGGAACATTTGcatatcttcatcttgttcaaggggttccttttcttctacttcttcttctgccGCACTCTCTTCTTCCGAAGAATCTAAAGCATTTTCTACAGCAGCCATAATGGcttctcttctttcaacGTTCGCATTAAATACTTTCATGTAAAGCTCAATGGAGTCGTCAATTCTATCATAGTCGACGTAAAGAATGGCCAACTCTCTCAGTATGTTCGCATCATAAGGgctgtatatatacaatttttgaaatccaTCTAGAGCTCTTGCCAATTGGCCTGTTTTCTTGTACAATATTGCTCGACGATATATCGATTCCCATTCCATAGGATTTAAGCTTATAACTCTGGAAAAGCAGTAGATTGCTTGCCTAACGTGATCCAAGTCAGCCGACAGTATGGCGactattttccaaaattcCCAATCCGACGCATTTAGATGAGCAGCTAAAAACCAGGAGTTGCAACAGTCATTAAGTCTTCCTTGCAGTTGATAAATATCACCTAGAGTCTCATAAGCAGCAAAATTACGTGcatcttttttgatgacCTCATTAAATAATCTCTCTGCCACTTGTAGATCATTCCTGACAAAGGCTTCATTAGCCTCGGAGAGCAATTGTGCTACTTCTGGATCAAGTACTCTTTCCTTCCTTTGGCGGCCATAAGATTTACCTTTAtcgtttttcttcttctttttcactttgAAGTTACTTGCTTCCCTAATCGCATTCATGAAatcttcctcatcatcttcagaTATCTCCCCATAATCTGAAAACTCTGCCAACAAAGAACTATCCCGCTCAGAATTGTATTCATCTTCACTAAATCGCGGATCGTGAGATCCATTCTCGTCATCgtattcttcatcctgaatCAAATGCTTGTAATCGTTGATATTGCCGTATAGactttcttcatcttcttcattttccttaCCAGCACCAAGTCCTTCTCGTTCAGCAGATTGCTTTTGCTGCCtattttttagttttttaCCTACCATCGCGGATCGACCTTAGAGCTGCACTACTCCTCTAGTTCCAGTCCCCTTCTTCACTAGCTGAAATTGTACGCAATGCGCTGccattattatcatttgtCTCTTCTTAGCCGAAGCGccttaaagaaaatatgcACCGCATCAGGAAATTATACCTTTACGACGAAAAGGATGAGCTTACGTCTCAcgagagaaaaaagattcCTTTTTGAGTTAGGTGGCGAAATGTAAAGAAGGCTAGCAGTATGAAGGGATGTGATCTGTGTTCAAAAGGTATCAGGTCAAATCATAGCGAGAAAGTGGAGATAGAGACACGGTGAAATAACCTAAAAGTAACAATGTTTTCCGGTTTTAATTCTTTTGGCGGTGCACATGGTTTTGTCAACATGCCTCAAACATTTGAGGAATTCTTCAGATGCTACCCTATAGCCATGATGAATGATAGAATACGGAAGGATGACGCAAATTTTGGCGGaaagatttttcttccaccAAGTGCCCTAAGCAAATTGTCCGTGCTGAATATCAGGTACCCCATGCTTTTTAAGCTAACCGTCAATGAAACTGGACGTGTGACACACTGTGGTGTTTTAGAATTTATTGCCGAAGAGGGTAGAGTTTACTTACCGCAATGGATGATGGAAACATTAGGCATACAACCAGGATCTTTATTGCAGATCTCATCTACAGATGTACCTCTGGGCCAGTTCGTGAAATTGGAACCTCAATCTGTGGACTTTTTGGATATTTCCGACCCTAAAGCAGTCTTGGAAAACGTACTGAGGAACTTTTCTACTTTGACTGTGGACGACATCATTGAGATTAGTTACAACGGTAAGACATTCAAAATTAAGATTTTGGAGGTTAAACCCGAATCATCATTAAAGAGCATATGTGTCATTGAAACTGATTTGGTGACAGATTTCGCTGCACCTGTAGGATATGTAGAACCTGATTACAAAGCGCTGAAGGCCCAACAagataaaggaaaaaagggGACTTCCAGTAGGGGCCAAGTTTTGGATCCATCGGTGCTAGGACAAGGATCAATGTCCACAAGAATTAACTACGCAGGCGTTGCCAACAGTataaagaacaaacaaTCTAAATTTCTTGGTGAAGGACAGAACATATCCGGTAAAGCCCCCAAAAAAGGTCCAAAAGCCAAGCAAAATGTAAAGGATATGAAAATTACATTTGACGGTGAACCCGCTAGATTAGATCTGCCTGAGGGGCAATTATTTTTCGGTTTCCCAATGGTTTTACCGAAGGAAGATACAGAAGGTGACAGCGAGGCTAAATCTAACGAACAAAATTTCCAAGGTCAAGGGATCTCACTACGAAAAAGTAACAAAAGAAAGCCAAAGAATGACCACGATTCATCCAAATCCAAAGCCCCTAGGAGTCCTGAAGTTATCGAAATTGACTAGAAAATTATACATGAAATGCACGAAATATCTAGCGTCTTTAACAATTATACAGAGTCTTTCGAAGTTAGTAAGTAGGTCTTAAATTTTGAGGGCTCTGCGCATCGCAATAACTTTGTTGTATACTTTCCTCGTTTAGTGTGAGTATACAAAAATGAGCGGTGGCGCGATATCTCCTCGGCTTAATACCGAAGAAATTCCCTTCGTTTATTCACACTCAAAATCTATTgtgttgttgaaaaaataaaaaatagaaagatCAAGATTATATAATCTTACTCTATCAGTATATAAATGAGggatttcaattttttccattgttaccatatcatttatttaGTTCAGCTTTCGAATTCCTCTCCCCACATACTTCAGGCAAAAATTACAGCACTTACAAGCCATTAAACTCTAAcatatattgaaaaatgcaaGTCTCTCCAGCTATTATAAAAGGTATCGCAGTCTCATCTCTAGGTTTATATGCCGGTATTTTAACTTCATCCACAGTTATTTCCATAACTACTCCAATAAACGTGTTAACTCaacatttgaagaatgtttTGTGCACATTGGGATGTTGGAGCACTGTTTTGGGTGGACTAGCCAGCAGTGCCTTTGGCCTCAGTTACTTTTTAGCTGCACCAGGAGAAAGACCAAACTATCTGCTATGTGGCTTGGGTGTGGCTCCACTATCTGCTGCATACCTGTACTTAGTATCACTATTCAACCACAAGTTGGCCCCAAGATGCACACGCGACGGCAATGATCtagaaaagcaaaaagatgaaaaactaCCTCAAAATCATCCACAAGTTAAGGATGGAGAAGCTGCATGCCCATTCTCAAAGATGAACAATGCAAAGACGTTGAAACCCGAATCCGAAAGAAGCGTGAAGTGTCACTCGTATATGTCATTGCACATGTGTATTGTGACCGGTATAACAATTTTTACCTTCAGCAAGTGTATCCTTGATGGATTCAAAGCATGAACGACGAACCAGTGTCCCGTTCCATTCACACTtcatatttatttatttatgcTAAAAGTATATATGTGCTCAGCAAAAGCCAAAAAACCTAGTAAATAAGCAAagcaaaatttttttggcccAGATTAGACAAATATATTATTtctattaaaaaaaaaagaatgaaggcaTGGTGGTCCTAAGAAAATAGCAGACAGGCAATTTTACGTATACTctccttcattttccacCCTGTCCCCTATCTGTCCCTGTACCTACCTCCCTTTGCTAAAAATATTAGTAACGGCGGCAACGATAGTTTCGGAACATCCTCATACGTAGGGAATGagtcttttcttttacctGCAGCTTTGAGTAAAAACTAGAACCGAAATCCGGATAAACTACGCAGAATGGCTTTGAACTCCGTGGGAC comes from the Saccharomyces kudriavzevii IFO 1802 strain IFO1802 genome assembly, chromosome: 7 genome and includes:
- the UFD1 gene encoding polyubiquitin-binding protein UFD1 (similar to Saccharomyces cerevisiae UFD1 (YGR048W); ancestral locus Anc_1.89), which encodes MFSGFNSFGGAHGFVNMPQTFEEFFRCYPIAMMNDRIRKDDANFGGKIFLPPSALSKLSVLNIRYPMLFKLTVNETGRVTHCGVLEFIAEEGRVYLPQWMMETLGIQPGSLLQISSTDVPLGQFVKLEPQSVDFLDISDPKAVLENVLRNFSTLTVDDIIEISYNGKTFKIKILEVKPESSLKSICVIETDLVTDFAAPVGYVEPDYKALKAQQDKGKKGTSSRGQVLDPSVLGQGSMSTRINYAGVANSIKNKQSKFLGEGQNISGKAPKKGPKAKQNVKDMKITFDGEPARLDLPEGQLFFGFPMVLPKEDTEGDSEAKSNEQNFQGQGISLRKSNKRKPKNDHDSSKSKAPRSPEVIEID
- the TFC4 gene encoding transcription factor TFIIIC subunit TFC4 (similar to Saccharomyces cerevisiae TFC4 (YGR047C); ancestral locus Anc_1.88); the protein is MVGKKLKNRQQKQSAEREGLGAGKENEEDEESLYGNINDYKHLIQDEEYDDENGSHDPRFSEDEYNSERDSSLLAEFSDYGEISEDDEEDFMNAIREASNFKVKKKKKNDKGKSYGRQRKERVLDPEVAQLLSEANEAFVRNDLQVAERLFNEVIKKDARNFAAYETLGDIYQLQGRLNDCCNSWFLAAHLNASDWEFWKIVAILSADLDHVRQAIYCFSRVISLNPMEWESIYRRAILYKKTGQLARALDGFQKLYIYSPYDANILRELAILYVDYDRIDDSIELYMKVFNANVERREAIMAAVENALDSSEEESAAEEEVEEKEPLEQDEDMQMFPEINWKKINAKYKCIPFDWSFLNILAELFLKHAVGEVDGIKAIKKCARWVQRRELQRFWDDVPDDSEFDNRRFKNSTFDSLPAIEKEKSYTIPIDIRVRLGLLRLDTDNLVEALNHFQCLYDETFTDVADLYFEAATALTRAEKYKEAIDFFTPLLSLDEWRTTDVFKPLARCYKETENYETAKEFYELAIKSEPGDLDIRVSLAEVHYHLNDPETFKNMLVDVVEMRKHQVEETLHSLSAEKGSNDISNNISSKPLLEDSKFRTFRKKKRTPYDAERERIERERRITAKVVDKYQKIKKFKFDQALGEVKQASVWINTVSELVDIFSSVKNFFMKSRSRKFVGILRRTKKFNTELDFQIERLSKLAEGDSVFEGPLMEERVTLTSATELRGLSYEQWFELFMELSLVITKYQSVEDGLSVVETAQEVNVFFQDPERVKMMKFVKLAIVLHMDDEEELAENLRGLLNQFQFNRKVLQVFMYSLCRGPSSLNILSSTIQQKFFLRQLKAFDSCRYNTEVNGQASITNKEVDNPDKKSSPYLYYIYAVLLYSSRGFLSALQYLTRLENDIPDDPMVNLLMGLSHIHRAMQRLTAQRHFQILHGLRYLYRYYTIRKDQYTDLEKQEADYNLGRAFHLIGLVSIAVEYYNRVLENYHDEKLKKHAAYNSIIIYQQSGNAELADNLMEKYLSI
- the SCM4 gene encoding Scm4p (similar to Saccharomyces cerevisiae SCM4 (YGR049W) and ATG33 (YLR356W); ancestral locus Anc_4.191) produces the protein MQVSPAIIKGIAVSSLGLYAGILTSSTVISITTPINVLTQHLKNVLCTLGCWSTVLGGLASSAFGLSYFLAAPGERPNYLLCGLGVAPLSAAYLYLVSLFNHKLAPRCTRDGNDLEKQKDEKLPQNHPQVKDGEAACPFSKMNNAKTLKPESERSVKCHSYMSLHMCIVTGITIFTFSKCILDGFKA